One stretch of Rosistilla oblonga DNA includes these proteins:
- a CDS encoding aminoglycoside phosphotransferase family protein, giving the protein MNEIPESILHQLLAPRGATRIEPAASGWGLSGARVYRVEADGTSYCLRRWPLGTELARVDQVHRFMTAARSGGCLLVPEVGCRQGSAARTASENSVWDLTRWMPGRCLSRDELSLPRIEQAAAAIASIHQSVAAVDCQDQVAPAVLARIARIDQLTHNNPFDRALASPPPLQSLARRAMALWNANHASIRYRLQEAAAVRVRTQWVLRDVHLEHLLFDNLGDAAETVSAIVDYDAVRIDTPATDLARFLGSFGGIPPQWYNAAIASYRRICPLAADSERLIPLLDAATHLIASANWTQWLCVENRRFDAGAEKAVDRFREAVDRAEMLFP; this is encoded by the coding sequence ATGAACGAAATCCCCGAATCGATTCTCCATCAGCTGCTCGCGCCGCGAGGAGCCACACGGATCGAACCGGCTGCTAGCGGTTGGGGCCTCAGCGGCGCGAGAGTCTATCGCGTCGAGGCCGATGGGACCAGCTATTGCCTGCGGCGTTGGCCGCTGGGAACCGAGCTCGCGCGAGTCGATCAGGTGCATCGCTTTATGACCGCCGCGCGATCCGGCGGATGCCTGTTAGTCCCCGAGGTCGGCTGTCGCCAGGGCTCAGCCGCCAGGACCGCTAGCGAAAATAGCGTCTGGGATTTGACGCGTTGGATGCCCGGGCGATGCCTTTCGCGCGACGAACTGTCGCTTCCGCGGATCGAACAGGCGGCCGCAGCGATCGCCTCGATCCATCAGTCGGTTGCCGCTGTCGATTGCCAAGACCAGGTCGCTCCGGCGGTCTTGGCTCGGATCGCGCGGATCGACCAACTGACTCACAACAATCCGTTTGATCGTGCGCTCGCTTCGCCACCGCCACTGCAATCGTTGGCTCGCCGCGCGATGGCACTCTGGAATGCGAACCACGCTTCGATTCGCTATCGCTTGCAAGAAGCGGCGGCGGTCCGAGTGAGAACCCAATGGGTGCTGCGCGATGTCCACCTGGAACATCTGTTGTTTGACAACCTTGGCGACGCGGCGGAAACCGTTTCAGCGATCGTCGATTACGACGCCGTCCGCATCGACACGCCAGCGACCGACCTGGCGAGATTTCTTGGAAGTTTTGGGGGAATACCTCCCCAGTGGTATAATGCAGCTATCGCTTCGTACCGTCGGATCTGCCCGCTGGCAGCCGATTCGGAGCGTCTGATCCCCTTGTTGGACGCCGCCACCCATTTGATAGCGTCGGCAAATTGGACCCAATGGCTGTGCGTTGAGAACCGCAGGTTCGATGCGGGAGCGGAAAAAGCTGTCGATCGCTTCCGAGAAGCTGTCGATCGGGCGGAAATGCTGTTCCCGTAG
- a CDS encoding DUF1501 domain-containing protein, protein MLTILGRSGGAGQYCDGVSRRNFIKVGGMTLGTLSLPQLLQAEAAKGEGHRSHKAVINVFLPGGPPHQDMWDLKQDAPSEIRGEFRPIGTSVPGIEICELFPKLAKQMEHCAIIRSVVGAKGPHYSDQCVTGWDARNNEPAGGWPSMGAWVSKLQGPAGNAMPPHVSLMYKTRHAPWGEPGAGGFLGLAHAPFRLMGGKGETSKIDNMVLKDITLERLQDRAGLLKSIDSLKRDLDSSGAMDGMDAFTNQALGILTSSKLADAMDLSKEDPATVERYGKGDPQFRADGAPKMVENLLIARRLVEAGARVVSLNFSRWDWHGGNFKRARQDMPMLDQALAALIQDLVERNLDKDVSVVCWGEFGRTPKINANAGRDHWPRVSTALLACGGMRTGQVIGSTNRLGEYAVDRPIQFQEILATLYHNLGIDLNTVREFDLRGRPQYPVAQGIEPIRELV, encoded by the coding sequence ATGTTAACGATTCTCGGCCGATCTGGCGGTGCTGGTCAGTATTGTGATGGCGTCTCGCGGCGCAACTTCATCAAAGTCGGCGGGATGACGCTGGGGACGCTTTCGTTGCCCCAGTTGTTGCAGGCCGAAGCGGCAAAAGGTGAAGGGCATCGTTCGCACAAAGCGGTGATCAACGTCTTCCTGCCCGGCGGCCCGCCCCATCAAGACATGTGGGATCTCAAGCAGGATGCCCCGAGCGAAATTCGGGGCGAGTTCCGGCCGATCGGGACCAGCGTGCCGGGGATCGAAATTTGTGAGCTGTTTCCCAAGCTGGCCAAGCAGATGGAGCATTGTGCGATCATCCGCTCGGTCGTCGGCGCCAAGGGGCCGCACTACAGCGACCAATGCGTCACCGGTTGGGACGCTCGGAACAACGAACCCGCCGGCGGCTGGCCGTCGATGGGCGCATGGGTCAGCAAACTGCAAGGCCCCGCGGGCAACGCGATGCCGCCGCACGTGAGCCTGATGTACAAGACGCGTCATGCCCCGTGGGGTGAACCGGGCGCTGGCGGCTTCCTTGGCTTGGCCCATGCACCGTTCCGATTGATGGGAGGCAAAGGCGAGACCTCCAAGATCGACAACATGGTTCTCAAAGACATCACGCTCGAGCGACTGCAGGATCGAGCCGGCCTGCTGAAATCGATCGATTCGCTGAAACGGGATCTCGACAGCAGCGGCGCGATGGACGGGATGGACGCTTTCACAAACCAAGCGTTGGGAATCCTGACCAGCAGCAAATTGGCCGACGCGATGGATCTGTCGAAAGAGGATCCCGCGACCGTCGAACGTTATGGCAAAGGAGATCCGCAGTTCCGCGCCGACGGAGCGCCCAAGATGGTCGAGAATCTGTTGATCGCCCGACGGTTGGTCGAAGCGGGGGCACGCGTCGTGTCGTTGAACTTCAGCCGTTGGGATTGGCACGGCGGCAACTTCAAACGCGCCCGTCAGGACATGCCGATGTTGGACCAAGCCCTCGCCGCGCTGATCCAAGATCTCGTCGAACGGAATCTCGACAAAGATGTTTCGGTCGTCTGCTGGGGTGAATTCGGTCGCACGCCGAAGATCAACGCCAACGCCGGACGCGACCACTGGCCTCGTGTTTCGACGGCGCTGTTGGCGTGCGGTGGAATGCGAACCGGCCAAGTGATCGGTTCGACCAATCGCTTGGGCGAATACGCAGTCGATCGGCCGATTCAGTTTCAAGAGATCTTGGCGACGCTTTATCACAACCTTGGCATCGACCTGAACACGGTCCGCGAGTTCGATCTCCGCGGGCGGCCTCAATATCCTGTCGCTCAGGGAATCGAACCGATCCGCGAACTGGTCTAA
- a CDS encoding HD domain-containing phosphohydrolase → MNVLVVDDDYISRTAIARTLEKGGYQVTTANDGQMALELFHKHNFQVVVTDWEMPRISGIELCKAIRKLSPRRYIYCIIVTARDRAADTAAGFAGGADDYVTKPFNPHELLMRVGVGRRIVQLESANMTIFALAKLAESRDPETGAHLERVQRYCRILAEHLQKCPRFADQIDDEYVDLICRTSPLHDIGKVSIPDNILLKPGRLSREEFEVMKSHTTRGADTIESLLHEFPNTCFLDMALNIIISHHEKWDGSGYPFGLSGSEIPLCGRIMAIADVYDALTSKRVYKEAFSHERAKSIIVGDAGTHFDPDMVDAFVALEDEFIKIAEQFAEPASPSLPPESNTPTELAPPSEAIANAPAPALNNSAPSLEHA, encoded by the coding sequence ATGAACGTATTGGTTGTTGACGACGACTACATCTCGCGAACCGCAATCGCTCGAACGCTGGAAAAGGGAGGCTACCAAGTCACCACAGCAAACGACGGGCAGATGGCGTTAGAGCTATTCCACAAACACAACTTCCAGGTCGTCGTGACCGACTGGGAGATGCCGCGGATCAGTGGCATCGAATTGTGTAAGGCGATTCGCAAGCTGAGTCCGCGACGTTACATCTATTGTATTATCGTCACCGCTCGCGATCGCGCGGCCGATACCGCTGCGGGCTTCGCCGGCGGCGCAGACGATTACGTCACCAAACCGTTCAATCCGCACGAACTGTTGATGCGAGTTGGCGTGGGCCGCCGGATCGTTCAATTGGAATCCGCCAATATGACGATCTTCGCCTTGGCCAAACTGGCTGAATCGCGAGATCCCGAAACCGGTGCGCATCTCGAACGCGTGCAACGCTACTGCCGAATCCTGGCAGAACACCTGCAGAAGTGCCCGCGGTTCGCCGACCAGATCGACGACGAATACGTCGACCTGATCTGCCGTACCAGCCCGCTGCACGACATCGGCAAGGTCTCGATCCCCGACAACATTTTGTTGAAGCCGGGGCGATTGAGCAGAGAAGAGTTTGAGGTGATGAAGTCGCACACAACGCGTGGGGCCGACACGATCGAATCGTTGCTGCACGAATTCCCCAACACCTGCTTCTTGGACATGGCGCTGAACATCATCATTTCTCACCATGAGAAGTGGGACGGCAGCGGTTATCCGTTTGGCTTGTCGGGATCGGAGATTCCACTGTGCGGACGGATCATGGCGATCGCCGACGTCTACGACGCGCTGACATCCAAGCGGGTCTACAAAGAGGCGTTCTCTCACGAACGCGCCAAGTCGATCATCGTGGGCGATGCCGGAACTCACTTCGATCCCGACATGGTCGACGCCTTTGTCGCCCTGGAAGATGAGTTTATCAAGATCGCCGAGCAGTTCGCCGAACCTGCTTCGCCGAGCCTGCCGCCGGAGTCGAACACGCCAACGGAGCTGGCTCCGCCGAGCGAGGCGATTGCGAACGCTCCCGCTCCTGCGCTCAACAACTCTGCACCCAGCCTCGAACATGCCTAA
- a CDS encoding PAS domain S-box protein — protein MNFPTSPNEAREFRGTRWMQWILPAMILVSGVIASLSLWQMMRSLERTAIGNEFHASSLERIAVFNARLARSIDLIEAVEGMYNSSSVVDRSEFEVFLETVDPVASGFDRIQWVRNVAGHSRGPFEDDPIVPTNEILERQADGTLKIAAARDRYLPVTFVYPLDDSANAMGEDLLARPKIRETLASSESPPRIVATSAERPADGEAGLRVKLFHPIFFESPDAPFTVAAESLLRGYVVAHLRIDHVLEEAIDALVPVGIQISLFETEPKQEDRVTYVRKPRLVDGAGRPNHGPYGLLSANSLVHDGSFELAGRQWTMHCTANNDYISKRRSSTPTLALASGILVSFLASGFVCYLSRRTEHVQRLVAVRTAELRSAKRDADEQIARQLALEDELQLSREQLNLAVRGSNDGIWDWNLESGDMFYSPRFLEMLGYEREEVGVGPRWAFSLLHPDEQPRVKEVIDRCVSGRVDTLELECRMRHKDGRYLHVLARAVAVRRVGEERPYRMVGTQVDLTKWKQHELELNQFKTTLDQTYDCVFMFRPDNFLFYYVNRGAIEHLGYSAEELGQMSIFDIDASASTDQLSGFFEELIADSQSSRRFETLHRRKDGLEVPVDVLIQYVAPNDEPPRFVAIVRDISQRKQVEARLAERTQVANLMADVGIALSRADQLQPGLQQCCEAVVNRLGASFARIWTVDHSEKMLDLQASAGIYTHIDGGHARVPVGSLKIGRIASTRKPHLTNDVSSDPEIGNPEWAKREGMVAFAGYPLIVGDRVAGVLALFAADRLEAKTLEGLAAIADTIALFVERKRAEDKLRDSHREISKLSLVASKTQHSVFITDSLRRVEWVNHAFTMLTGYTQEDVVGRRPETILHGPETDPATVAQIISRLKRRQNVATEIYNYNKFGKGYWTDLKIDPVFDEAGEVCNFVVTQVDITQRKESERSLLAAKEEAERASNAKSEFLATMSHELRTPLNGVIGMTELLADSPLDARQRRFVSACQSSGSALLTLISDILDLSRVEAGAMELEDHPFELLQLLDDLMEAMPARVVNKDIELLYHLDHPTTLHLLGDSHRLRQVLVNLMANAIKFTERGEITLRVKVQHLNDDEARLLFSVEDTGIGIPADRLEAVFQSFSQVDSSISRRYGGSGLGLSISQAIVEAMGGQIGVESDVGVGSRFWFSVDFRRTNSAADAVSEHVLRGFDSRRVLVIQAHPAVRIMLVDSLRDWGIEVDSAVDLETGLDRLRQASDAGITYDLVIVDETLSDREGHPLSLAIQQQSAARQAAMMLVVSAVSPILSDETLDVRPLPKPIGQTQLHAALVELFCSVDDREELHLIAAKSPASKSR, from the coding sequence ATGAATTTTCCAACAAGCCCCAACGAAGCACGCGAGTTCCGCGGAACGCGATGGATGCAGTGGATTCTGCCCGCGATGATCCTCGTCTCGGGCGTGATCGCAAGTTTGTCGTTGTGGCAGATGATGCGGTCGCTCGAACGCACCGCGATCGGCAATGAATTTCACGCCTCGTCGCTCGAACGGATCGCTGTGTTTAACGCCCGGTTGGCTCGGTCGATCGATCTGATCGAGGCGGTCGAGGGGATGTACAACAGTTCTTCGGTGGTCGATCGGTCGGAATTCGAAGTGTTTCTCGAGACGGTCGATCCCGTTGCCAGCGGGTTCGATCGCATCCAGTGGGTGCGAAACGTCGCCGGGCATTCTCGCGGCCCGTTTGAAGACGATCCGATCGTGCCGACCAACGAGATTCTGGAGCGGCAAGCCGACGGGACGTTGAAGATCGCTGCGGCTCGCGATCGCTATCTGCCGGTGACGTTTGTCTATCCGCTGGACGATTCGGCGAACGCGATGGGCGAAGACCTTTTGGCGCGTCCGAAGATTCGCGAGACGCTTGCCAGTTCTGAATCCCCGCCGCGGATCGTTGCGACGTCGGCCGAACGGCCTGCCGATGGCGAGGCCGGGTTGCGAGTCAAATTGTTCCATCCGATTTTCTTTGAGTCGCCCGATGCACCTTTTACGGTGGCCGCTGAGTCGCTGTTGCGAGGTTATGTGGTCGCTCATCTGCGGATCGATCACGTCCTCGAAGAGGCTATCGATGCGTTGGTTCCTGTCGGAATCCAAATCTCGCTGTTCGAGACCGAACCGAAGCAAGAGGACCGCGTCACCTATGTCCGCAAGCCGCGCTTAGTCGATGGCGCGGGGCGTCCCAATCATGGACCCTACGGGCTGCTTTCGGCAAACTCGTTAGTGCATGACGGCAGCTTTGAACTGGCCGGGCGACAGTGGACGATGCACTGCACCGCCAACAACGACTACATCAGCAAGCGTCGCAGCAGCACCCCAACGCTGGCGCTGGCATCGGGGATTTTGGTCTCGTTTTTGGCTAGCGGATTTGTCTGTTATCTGTCGCGTCGCACCGAACATGTTCAGCGTTTGGTCGCCGTTCGCACAGCGGAATTGCGTTCGGCGAAACGCGACGCCGACGAACAGATCGCGCGTCAGTTGGCGTTGGAGGATGAATTGCAGCTAAGTCGCGAGCAGTTAAATTTAGCGGTCCGCGGCAGCAACGATGGGATTTGGGATTGGAATCTTGAGTCGGGCGATATGTTTTATTCGCCCCGGTTTTTGGAAATGCTGGGGTATGAGCGGGAAGAAGTCGGCGTCGGACCTCGGTGGGCTTTTTCGCTGCTGCATCCCGACGAACAGCCACGCGTCAAAGAAGTCATCGATCGCTGCGTCAGCGGTCGCGTCGACACGCTTGAACTCGAATGTCGGATGCGACACAAAGACGGTCGCTATCTGCACGTGTTGGCCCGTGCCGTCGCGGTCCGCCGCGTGGGCGAAGAGCGTCCCTACCGGATGGTTGGAACTCAGGTCGATCTGACAAAGTGGAAGCAACACGAACTGGAACTGAATCAATTTAAGACGACGCTCGACCAGACGTATGACTGCGTGTTCATGTTCCGTCCGGACAATTTCCTTTTCTATTACGTGAACCGCGGCGCGATCGAACACCTTGGCTATAGTGCAGAGGAGCTGGGGCAGATGTCGATCTTCGACATCGACGCGTCGGCCTCAACCGATCAGCTGAGCGGATTTTTTGAGGAGTTGATTGCCGATTCGCAATCCTCGCGACGCTTCGAAACGCTGCATCGCCGCAAGGATGGGCTGGAGGTGCCCGTCGACGTTCTGATCCAGTACGTCGCTCCCAACGACGAACCGCCGCGGTTTGTCGCGATCGTCCGCGACATCTCGCAGCGCAAGCAGGTCGAAGCGCGACTGGCCGAGCGGACTCAGGTTGCGAACTTGATGGCCGATGTTGGAATCGCCCTCTCGCGGGCAGATCAACTGCAGCCGGGGTTACAGCAATGTTGCGAAGCGGTGGTGAATCGACTGGGGGCCAGTTTCGCTAGGATCTGGACCGTCGATCACTCTGAAAAAATGCTCGATCTGCAAGCGAGCGCGGGGATCTACACGCACATCGATGGCGGTCACGCACGCGTTCCGGTAGGTAGTTTAAAGATTGGCCGGATCGCGTCGACGCGCAAGCCCCATCTGACCAACGATGTTTCCAGCGATCCCGAGATCGGCAATCCGGAGTGGGCGAAGCGTGAAGGAATGGTCGCGTTTGCGGGATATCCGTTGATCGTTGGCGATCGCGTTGCCGGCGTCTTGGCGCTGTTTGCCGCCGATCGCTTGGAAGCGAAAACGCTCGAAGGCTTGGCGGCGATCGCCGATACGATCGCGCTGTTTGTCGAGCGGAAGCGAGCCGAGGACAAGCTCCGCGATTCGCATCGCGAGATCTCCAAACTGTCGTTGGTTGCCAGCAAGACCCAGCACTCGGTCTTCATCACCGACTCCCTGCGGCGGGTCGAGTGGGTGAACCATGCGTTCACGATGTTGACTGGTTACACGCAAGAAGATGTTGTCGGCCGCCGGCCCGAAACGATTTTGCACGGCCCCGAAACCGATCCCGCGACGGTTGCTCAGATCATTAGCCGACTGAAGCGGCGGCAGAACGTGGCAACCGAAATCTATAACTACAACAAGTTCGGCAAAGGCTATTGGACCGATCTGAAAATCGATCCGGTGTTCGACGAAGCTGGCGAGGTCTGCAATTTTGTCGTCACGCAAGTCGATATCACGCAGCGCAAGGAGAGCGAACGATCGCTGCTGGCGGCGAAAGAAGAAGCGGAGCGGGCGAGCAATGCGAAGAGCGAGTTCCTGGCGACGATGAGTCATGAACTGCGGACGCCGCTCAACGGTGTGATCGGAATGACCGAGCTATTGGCCGATTCGCCGTTGGATGCGAGGCAGCGACGGTTTGTCAGCGCGTGTCAAAGCAGCGGCAGTGCTCTGCTGACCTTGATCAGCGATATCCTAGATCTATCGCGGGTCGAAGCGGGGGCGATGGAGTTGGAGGATCATCCGTTCGAACTGCTGCAATTGCTCGACGATCTGATGGAAGCGATGCCAGCTCGCGTGGTCAATAAAGATATCGAACTGCTCTATCATCTCGACCATCCGACCACGTTGCATCTGTTGGGGGACAGCCATCGGTTGCGGCAAGTGCTTGTGAATCTGATGGCCAACGCGATCAAATTCACCGAGCGCGGCGAGATCACGCTCCGCGTCAAAGTGCAACATCTGAACGACGACGAAGCGCGGCTGCTGTTCTCCGTCGAAGATACCGGGATCGGGATTCCTGCCGATCGCTTGGAAGCGGTTTTTCAGTCGTTCTCTCAGGTCGACAGTTCGATCAGCCGCCGCTACGGAGGCTCGGGATTGGGGCTGTCGATCAGCCAAGCGATCGTCGAAGCGATGGGAGGCCAGATCGGTGTGGAGAGTGATGTCGGTGTCGGTTCGCGGTTTTGGTTCTCGGTCGACTTTCGCCGAACCAATTCCGCCGCGGACGCAGTCTCCGAACACGTGCTGCGCGGCTTCGATTCACGCCGCGTGTTGGTGATTCAAGCTCATCCTGCGGTCCGAATCATGCTTGTCGATTCGCTTCGCGACTGGGGGATCGAGGTCGATTCGGCGGTCGATTTGGAAACCGGATTGGACCGGCTGCGACAAGCATCCGACGCGGGGATAACGTACGACCTGGTGATCGTTGACGAAACGCTCAGCGATCGGGAAGGTCATCCGCTGAGTCTCGCGATTCAACAACAGTCGGCAGCGCGGCAAGCGGCGATGATGTTAGTCGTGTCGGCGGTCAGTCCGATCTTGTCCGACGAGACGTTGGATGTTCGCCCGCTGCCCAAACCGATCGGGCAAACGCAGTTGCATGCGGCGCTTGTCGAGTTGTTTTGCAGCGTCGACGATCGAGAGGAACTGCATTTGATTGCGGCTAAGTCGCCAGCGTCGAAATCGCGTTAA
- a CDS encoding S8 family peptidase, whose translation MPIPDRRDPLMQGTSRLLRFETRLALSASATADVLMDLWDIDPLAGAQAGDASASQTLMDQAQDIFENYGLDGSGQTVAVIDSGIAYDHVALGGGFGPGYRVVGGWDFAENDANPYDDGPSGFHGTHVAGTLAGSTDSFSGIAPGADLVALRVFDDYGGGNLDWIEDALAWVHENRFAFENPITTVNLSLGSVLPEEMASQIQAQLEDELSLLKADGIMVFAAAGNAFDADAPSQLAYPAASPSVTPVGSISGDGSLSSFSQRTDGILVAPGELVNSSVPDHVLGRDGRIDDFVNATGTSMASPQIAGAAVLVREAMLSAGLETDGDAVLDHLYDTADRSTDDATGLTYYQINLTRAIEQLIVDGGGGEEPTEPPAPVDPPAIEPEPIDPIDESMEDLGSVQWTQTELETGRWYTVDAERDGVLSVVRGDESNDALPIVIERVGGDAVVESGTAAQRQYDVNVQAGETLRFRIDSSAGDSLAVEIANLVSVSGGEARFTGTDAADRVEIDLRNDAMLRFGNFEYQFSHGAISNLQILGGGGNDTVDVIGSEAVEKVTLRVGSGEIENASLLVQMSAVEKVAIDGGGGSDRAYLYDSPGNDTLSASPGDTKLSGVGFEHTVTGIHSIYVHATAGGNDTAYLYDSAGDDRLAIRPEFTSLRGDDFLSLVYGFDRVNAYGTAGGNDTADLYDSAGDDRMSANATNAYISGPGYYSQARHFESVVGHATAGGTDHATIYADSADQTLHNIGGLVQLDAGGGAVRAAQGFEIAETFLNGSPIVVTPQALAVEIDSDRIEEPEYRGVVTLDEDPTDLSVSKRANEIMGLAQSRVQGPSDDEDRDLLDQLFAEL comes from the coding sequence ATGCCCATTCCAGACCGCCGCGATCCACTCATGCAGGGCACGTCCCGCCTGCTACGCTTCGAGACGCGACTTGCGCTCTCCGCGAGCGCCACCGCCGACGTGTTGATGGACCTATGGGACATCGATCCGCTTGCAGGAGCGCAGGCTGGCGATGCCTCGGCGTCGCAAACGTTGATGGACCAGGCGCAAGACATCTTCGAAAACTATGGCCTCGATGGTTCGGGGCAGACCGTGGCCGTGATCGACAGCGGAATCGCATACGATCACGTCGCACTCGGCGGAGGATTTGGCCCCGGTTATCGCGTCGTTGGCGGATGGGACTTTGCCGAAAACGACGCCAATCCATACGACGATGGCCCCTCCGGTTTTCATGGAACCCATGTCGCCGGAACGCTGGCCGGTTCGACCGATTCGTTTTCGGGAATCGCGCCGGGAGCCGACCTGGTCGCGCTCCGCGTGTTCGACGACTACGGTGGCGGCAACCTCGACTGGATCGAAGACGCGCTAGCTTGGGTGCACGAGAATCGGTTCGCTTTCGAAAACCCGATCACAACGGTCAACCTGTCGCTCGGATCGGTCTTGCCGGAAGAGATGGCATCGCAGATTCAAGCGCAGCTGGAAGACGAACTTAGCCTGTTGAAAGCCGACGGGATCATGGTCTTTGCCGCTGCCGGAAACGCGTTCGACGCCGACGCTCCGTCGCAGCTAGCCTATCCCGCTGCGAGCCCCAGCGTGACGCCGGTCGGCAGCATCTCAGGAGACGGTTCGCTCAGTTCCTTCTCCCAGCGAACCGATGGAATCCTCGTCGCCCCCGGCGAATTGGTCAACAGTTCGGTCCCCGATCACGTCCTCGGCCGCGATGGCCGCATCGACGACTTCGTCAACGCCACCGGTACCAGCATGGCCTCGCCACAGATCGCTGGAGCGGCGGTCTTGGTCCGCGAAGCGATGCTATCGGCCGGTCTCGAGACCGACGGCGACGCGGTTCTCGATCACCTTTATGACACCGCCGATCGATCGACCGACGATGCGACGGGGCTTACGTATTATCAAATCAATCTAACCCGCGCGATCGAACAATTGATCGTCGACGGCGGCGGCGGTGAAGAACCCACCGAACCGCCCGCGCCGGTCGATCCTCCCGCGATCGAACCCGAACCAATCGACCCGATCGACGAATCGATGGAAGATCTGGGTTCGGTCCAATGGACGCAGACCGAATTGGAAACCGGCCGCTGGTATACCGTCGATGCGGAGCGCGATGGAGTCCTTTCGGTCGTTCGCGGCGATGAATCGAACGACGCGTTGCCGATCGTGATCGAGCGTGTCGGCGGAGACGCGGTCGTCGAATCGGGGACCGCGGCGCAGCGACAATACGACGTCAACGTCCAAGCTGGCGAGACGCTCCGCTTCCGCATCGATTCCAGCGCCGGAGATTCGCTGGCCGTCGAAATCGCAAACCTTGTCAGCGTTTCCGGCGGCGAGGCACGCTTCACCGGAACCGATGCTGCCGACCGAGTCGAGATCGATCTGCGGAACGATGCGATGCTGCGGTTTGGGAATTTCGAATACCAGTTCAGCCACGGCGCGATCTCCAACCTGCAGATCCTTGGCGGCGGCGGCAACGATACCGTCGACGTGATCGGCTCGGAAGCTGTCGAAAAAGTGACTCTCCGCGTCGGCAGCGGCGAGATCGAAAACGCGTCGCTGCTGGTCCAAATGTCGGCGGTCGAAAAGGTCGCGATCGATGGCGGCGGCGGCTCCGACAGAGCCTACCTCTACGATTCCCCCGGCAACGACACGCTCTCGGCCAGCCCTGGCGACACGAAACTGTCGGGCGTCGGATTTGAGCACACAGTCACCGGGATCCACAGCATCTACGTGCACGCCACCGCTGGCGGAAACGATACAGCGTACCTGTACGATTCGGCCGGCGACGACCGCTTGGCGATCCGCCCCGAATTCACAAGCCTTCGCGGCGACGACTTCCTGAGCCTGGTCTACGGCTTCGATCGCGTTAACGCCTACGGCACCGCGGGGGGCAACGACACGGCGGACCTCTACGATTCGGCCGGCGACGATCGGATGAGTGCCAACGCGACCAATGCTTACATCAGCGGGCCGGGCTACTACAGTCAAGCGAGACACTTTGAATCGGTCGTCGGACACGCGACAGCTGGTGGTACCGACCACGCGACGATCTATGCCGATTCAGCCGATCAGACGCTGCACAACATCGGTGGCTTGGTGCAATTGGATGCTGGCGGAGGAGCGGTCCGCGCGGCTCAAGGCTTTGAAATCGCCGAGACCTTCCTCAACGGATCGCCGATCGTTGTCACGCCGCAAGCTCTGGCTGTCGAGATCGACAGCGACCGGATCGAAGAACCGGAATATCGAGGCGTCGTGACGCTCGACGAAGACCCGACCGATCTATCGGTCTCCAAACGAGCCAACGAAATCATGGGTCTCGCCCAGTCTCGGGTCCAGGGTCCTAGCGACGACGAAGATCGCGATCTGCTGGACCAATTGTTCGCCGAACTCTAA
- a CDS encoding DUF2802 domain-containing protein, translated as MLLLAAGSFLPQMMLLVGMVLLAWILVRRNIKMRGRSRAVDRELKAQQAEVQKPVRGAPLADAPKEVLRWQASIFDLQRELKAELDSRILVVESLLRRVDQRVEELRALQRDDPAATTHVSDSPGVYGKVQRLAAIGFSAEEISQRMGLPQAEIELSLGLQGEIPQPTNSV; from the coding sequence ATGTTATTGCTAGCAGCCGGATCGTTCCTGCCTCAAATGATGCTGCTTGTCGGGATGGTCCTGCTGGCATGGATCTTGGTGCGGCGGAACATCAAGATGCGGGGACGCAGCCGGGCTGTCGATCGGGAGCTGAAAGCGCAGCAGGCCGAGGTGCAAAAGCCCGTGCGGGGAGCACCGCTTGCGGACGCACCCAAAGAGGTTCTGCGGTGGCAGGCGTCGATCTTCGATCTGCAGCGCGAGCTGAAGGCGGAGCTGGATTCGCGGATTTTGGTCGTCGAATCGCTGCTGCGTCGGGTCGATCAACGGGTCGAGGAATTGCGAGCGTTGCAGCGGGACGATCCGGCCGCGACCACCCACGTGTCGGATTCTCCAGGCGTCTACGGCAAGGTTCAGCGTTTGGCGGCGATCGGGTTTTCGGCCGAAGAGATCTCGCAACGGATGGGACTTCCGCAAGCGGAGATCGAGTTGTCGCTGGGGCTGCAGGGGGAAATTCCGCAGCCGACGAATTCGGTTTGA